From a region of the Micropterus dolomieu isolate WLL.071019.BEF.003 ecotype Adirondacks linkage group LG21, ASM2129224v1, whole genome shotgun sequence genome:
- the fsta gene encoding follistatin-A isoform X1 has protein sequence MFRMLKHHLHPGIFLFFIWLCHLMEHQKVQAGNCWLQQGKNGRCQVLYMPGMSREECCRSGRLGTSWTEEDVPNSTLFRWMIFNGGAPNCIPCKGGETCDNVDCGPGKRCKMNRRSKPRCVCAPDCSNITWKGPVCGSDGKTYKDECALLKAKCKGHPDLDVQYQGKCKKTCRDVLCPGSSTCVVDQTNNAYCVTCNRICPEVTSPEQYLCGNDGIIYASACHLRRATCLLGRSIGVAYEGKCIKAKSCEDIQCSTGKKCLWDARMSRGRCSLCDETCPESRTDEAVCASDNTTYPSECAMKQAACSMRVLLEVKHSGSCNSITEDHEEDEEDEDSDYMTYVHISSILDG, from the exons ATGTTTAGGATGCTGAAACACCACCTTCACCCGGGcatttttctcttcttcataTGGCTTTGTCATCTCATGGAACATCAAAAAGTTCAAG cTGGGAACTGCTGGTTGCAGCAGGGGAAGAACGGGAGGTGCCAGGTGCTCTACATGCCCGGGATGAGCAGGGAGGAGTGCTGTCGGAGTGGAAGACTGGGGACGTCCTGGACCGAAGAGGACGTCCCCAACAGCACGCTCTTTAGGTGGATGATCTTTAACGGCGGAGCCCCCAATTGCATACCTTGCAAAGGTGGAG AAACCTGCGATAATGTTGACTGTGGTCCTGGAAAAAGGTGCAAGATGAACAGAAGAAGTAAGCCGCGCTGCGTGTGCGCACCAGACTGCTCCAACATCACTTGGAAAGGACCGGTCTGTGGCTCAGATGGAAAGACCTACAAAGACGAATGCGCACTGCTGAAGGCTAAATGCAAAGGCCACCCCGACCTGGACGTGCAGTATCAGGGAAAGTGCAAGA AAACGTGCCGTGATGTCTTGTGCCCCGGCAGCTCCACATGCGTCGTGGACCAGACAAATAACGCGTATTGTGTGACGTGTAATCGGATTTGCCCCGAGGTGACGTCGCCTGAGCAGTACCTGTGTGGAAACGACGGGATCATCTATGCGAGCGCGTGTCACCTGAGAAGAGCTACCTGTCTCCTCGGTAGATCTATTGGAGTGGCATATGAAGGAAAATGCATCA AGGCAAAGTCGTGTGAGGACATCCAGTGCAGCACGGGGAAAAAGTGTCTGTGGGATGCTCGGATGAGCCGGGGCCGCTGCTCGCTGTGTGATGAGACCTGTCCGGAGAGCAGGACGGATGAGGCGGTGTGTGCCAGCGACAACACCACATATCCCAGTGAATGTGCCATGAAGCAAGCTGCTTGTTCTATGAGGGTGCTTCTGGAAGTCAAGCACTCAGGATCTTGCAACT CTATTACAGAAGACCacgaggaggatgaggaagatgaGGACTCAGACTACATGACCTATGTCCATATATCTTCTATACTGGATGGATAA
- the fsta gene encoding follistatin-A isoform X2, which produces MFRMLKHHLHPGIFLFFIWLCHLMEHQKVQAGNCWLQQGKNGRCQVLYMPGMSREECCRSGRLGTSWTEEDVPNSTLFRWMIFNGGAPNCIPCKETCDNVDCGPGKRCKMNRRSKPRCVCAPDCSNITWKGPVCGSDGKTYKDECALLKAKCKGHPDLDVQYQGKCKKTCRDVLCPGSSTCVVDQTNNAYCVTCNRICPEVTSPEQYLCGNDGIIYASACHLRRATCLLGRSIGVAYEGKCIKAKSCEDIQCSTGKKCLWDARMSRGRCSLCDETCPESRTDEAVCASDNTTYPSECAMKQAACSMRVLLEVKHSGSCNSITEDHEEDEEDEDSDYMTYVHISSILDG; this is translated from the exons ATGTTTAGGATGCTGAAACACCACCTTCACCCGGGcatttttctcttcttcataTGGCTTTGTCATCTCATGGAACATCAAAAAGTTCAAG cTGGGAACTGCTGGTTGCAGCAGGGGAAGAACGGGAGGTGCCAGGTGCTCTACATGCCCGGGATGAGCAGGGAGGAGTGCTGTCGGAGTGGAAGACTGGGGACGTCCTGGACCGAAGAGGACGTCCCCAACAGCACGCTCTTTAGGTGGATGATCTTTAACGGCGGAGCCCCCAATTGCATACCTTGCAAAG AAACCTGCGATAATGTTGACTGTGGTCCTGGAAAAAGGTGCAAGATGAACAGAAGAAGTAAGCCGCGCTGCGTGTGCGCACCAGACTGCTCCAACATCACTTGGAAAGGACCGGTCTGTGGCTCAGATGGAAAGACCTACAAAGACGAATGCGCACTGCTGAAGGCTAAATGCAAAGGCCACCCCGACCTGGACGTGCAGTATCAGGGAAAGTGCAAGA AAACGTGCCGTGATGTCTTGTGCCCCGGCAGCTCCACATGCGTCGTGGACCAGACAAATAACGCGTATTGTGTGACGTGTAATCGGATTTGCCCCGAGGTGACGTCGCCTGAGCAGTACCTGTGTGGAAACGACGGGATCATCTATGCGAGCGCGTGTCACCTGAGAAGAGCTACCTGTCTCCTCGGTAGATCTATTGGAGTGGCATATGAAGGAAAATGCATCA AGGCAAAGTCGTGTGAGGACATCCAGTGCAGCACGGGGAAAAAGTGTCTGTGGGATGCTCGGATGAGCCGGGGCCGCTGCTCGCTGTGTGATGAGACCTGTCCGGAGAGCAGGACGGATGAGGCGGTGTGTGCCAGCGACAACACCACATATCCCAGTGAATGTGCCATGAAGCAAGCTGCTTGTTCTATGAGGGTGCTTCTGGAAGTCAAGCACTCAGGATCTTGCAACT CTATTACAGAAGACCacgaggaggatgaggaagatgaGGACTCAGACTACATGACCTATGTCCATATATCTTCTATACTGGATGGATAA
- the LOC123960723 gene encoding integrin alpha-2-like, with amino-acid sequence MEFFWGDIIFFVLVITDRIWHSQSFNIGTAGAKVFSGPAAEEFGYTVQQATNHEGKWLLVSAPWSGFSQNKKGDVYKCPVAGSRNNCDKLNLQDSVSIPDVKNINDKMCLGLTLTRLPAATGLMMCGPLWGQQCGDQDFYPGICAKMNPLFQPQPAFSPAIQSCKGPMDIVIVLDGSNSIYPWPPMNEFLQKLIPGLDIGPINTQVSVIQYGVTPKFEFRLNTYKTKEEVIAAVSRITQMYGTATNTFNAIQFASDQGFSQTNGARPGAAKVMVVVTDGESHDSNVRDKVIANCERQGITRFGIAVLGYYIRNNINTDNLLKEIKSIASLPTEKYFFNVSEEAALSTIAGTLGNRIFNIEGTGKGDNFQMEMAQAGFSAHYSSQDVMMLGAVGAYDWSGTVIHQKGKKVDILPFSAFEGALQDRNHSSLLGYSVTTLIDGSTEYFVAGAPRSNHSGQVIVYTVNAQKQSTIIDSERGKQIGSYFGSVLCSLDVDRDGVTDLLLVGAPMFMSELKREEGRVFVFSVTKGILNEQGFLSGPTENARFGMAISAVPDLDLDGYSDVVVGAPLEEKETGVIYVYRGEKKTLNKEYSQRILGSKLDPQLRYFGRSLDSYQDLNDDTIPDISIGAYGKVVQLWSRGVASVTAKASFNPDKINILNKPCDINGRKLSCFITNLCFSAAFRPKNPVGPIDISYTLTLDADLQSSRVTSRGLFTKNNERFFTEKAKISSTPLCRDYQFYVQETPDFVNSVNLKVEVEQQSPDVNPVLDMFSPKAWEFFIPFTKDCGTDEVCVSDLVLTVKTNTKASSSAPFLVGANHRDLSFEVVVKNKKENAYNTLVLATFSSNLYYSSVFPPTDGVKCTSTQTQTVTCQVGYPALKTDEEMKFQINFEYSLYQLQNRAEVKFEAKSDSKEERPADNNVDISIPVQYDAGIILSRQSNINFYVADTTIPVVTTVKNLDDIGPEFNFTVKVSTGTFPVSLVYLTIALPITTKGGNKLLYVTSVDTQAGGSVSCDSSSLVDPLKIGVKSHKVSFSEESLRGMERLDCKSAKCEYLKCILKDTEVNSDYFVKVKTRIWSGTFISATYQTIELTSSADVETSNPDLITIGLKQLPVVVTVSKPGEKGDVPVGVIVGSAIAGLLLLALAAGVLWKLGFFKRKYQQLQREADEDAQSRAPDNEVL; translated from the exons ATGGAGTTCTTCTGGGGGGATATCATATTCTTCGTACTTGTCATTA CTGACAGAATTTGGCATTCACAGTCCTTCAACATTGGAACTGCAGGTGCCAAAGTATTCAGCGGACCAGCTGCGGAAGAGTTTGGCTACACAGTCCAACAAGCGACAAACCATGAAGGCAAATG GCTCCTGGTTAGTGCTCCATGGAGTGGTTTCAGTCAAAACAAGAAGGGGGATGTTTACAAGTGTCCAGTCGCCGGGTCCAGAAATAACTGTGACAAGCTCAATCTTCAAG ATTCTGTTAGTATTCCAGATGTTAAAAACATCAATGACAAGATGTGCCTGGGTTTGACTCTTACCCGCCTGCCTGCAGCCACTGGTTTGATG ATGTGCGGTCCTCTTTGGGGACAGCAGTGTGGCGATCAGGACTTCTACCCAGGGATATGTGCAAAAATGAACCCCCTCTTTCAGCCTCAACCTGCCTTCTCTCCTGCCATCCAGT CATGTAAAGGGCCTATGGACATTGTGATTGTTTTGGATGGCTCCAACAGCATTTATCCTTGGCCTCCAATGAACGAGTTCCTCCAGAAGTTAATACCCGGGCTCGACATCGGGCCCATAAACACACAG GTCAGCGTGATTCAGTATGGTGTTACTCCCAAGTTTGAATTCAGACTGAACACATATAAAACCAAAGAAGAGGTGATAGCTGCTGTGTCCAGAATCACGCAAATGTATGGTACAGCTACCAATACCTTCAATGCGATTCAATTTGCCAG TGACCAGGGGTTCAGTCAAACTAATGGCGCTCGACCAGGCGCTGCCAAGGTGATGGTGGTCGTCACTGATGGGGAGTCTCACGATAGCAATGTCAGAGATAAAGTCATTGCCAACTGTGAGAGACAAGGCATTACCCGCTTTGGTATTGCT gtGCTGGGTTATTACATCAGGAACAACATCAACACGGATAACCTTCTAAAAGAAATCAAATCCATTGCCAGTTTACCCACAGAGAAGTACTTCTTCAATGTGTCAGAAGAGGCAGCCCTCTCCACCATCGCTGGAACACTGGGGAACCGCATCTTCAACATAGAAG GCACTGGAAAAGGGGATAACTTCCAGATGGAGATGGCCCAGGCGGGATTCAGTGCGCACTACTCCAGTCAG GATGTGATGATGCTAGGAGCAGTGGGAGCCTACGATTGGAGCGGGACCGTCATCCATCAGAAAGGGAAAAAAGTAGACATTCTTCCTTTCTCAGCCTTTGAAGGAGCACTTCAAGACAGAAACCACAGCTCATTACTGG GTTACTCTGTCACCACATTGATTGATGGGTCTACAGAATACTTTGTGGCCGGTGCACCTCGCTCCAACCACTCTGGACAAGTTATTGTCTACACCGTCAACGCCCAGAAGCAGTCCACTATCATAGATTCAGAAAGAGGGAAACAG ATTGGGTCATACTTTGGAAGCGTCCTGTGCTCCCTGGACGTGGACAGAGACGGAGTGACAGACCTCCTTCTGGTCGGCGCGCCCATGTTCATGAGCGAGCTGAAGAGAGAAGAAGGCAGGGTCTTCGTCTTTTCTGTCACCAAG GGTATACTGAATGAGCAGGGATTCCTCAGTGGTCCAACTGAGAATGCACGTTTTGGGATGGCCATTTCTGCTGTTCCCGACCTGGATCTCGACGGTTACAGTGATGTTGTAGTTGGAGCCCCACtagaagagaaagaaacaggtGTCATCTACGTCTACCGTGGGGAGAAGAAGACATTAAACAAAGAGTACTCGCAG AGAATCCTTGGCTCCAAACTGGACCCCCAGTTAAGGTATTTTGGAAGATCCCTAGATAGCTACCAAGATCTCAATGATGATACTATCCCTGACATCTCCATTGGGGCATATGGAAAAGTGGTGCAGCTCTG GTCCAGAGGTGTTGCTTCTGTCACAGCTAAAGCTTCTTTCAACCCCgataaaatcaacattttaaacaaacccTGTGACATCAATGGACGCAAGCTTTCATGTTTCATCACGAACCTCTGTTTCAGTGCTGCATTCAGGCCTAAGAACCCCGTTGGACCCATTG ATATATCCTACACTTTAACGCTGGATGCAGACTTGCAGTCTTCACGAGTGACATCAAGAGGACTCTTCACTAAAAACAATGAACGCTTTTTCacagaaaaggcaaaaataTCATCTACGCCCCTGTGTCGAGACTACCAGTTTTATGTTCAG GAGACACCAGACTTTGTTAATTCTGTCAATCTGAAAGTAGAAGTCGAGCAGCAGAGTCCAGATGTGAACCCCGTCCTCGATATGTTTTCTCCCAAAGCCTGGGAGTTCTTT ATCCCCTTCACAAAAGACTGTGGCACtgatgaagtgtgtgtgagtgatctGGTGCTGACTGTGAAGACAAACACGAAGGCGTCCAG CTCAGCTCCCTTTCTGGTTGGCGCTAATCACAGAGATCTGTCATTTGAAGTGGTTGTGAAGAACAAAAAGGAGAACGCATACAACACTCTGGTCTTGGCCACGTTCTCCAGCAACCTCTACTACTCCTCCGTCTTTCCTCCC ACGGATGGAGTGAAATGCacctcaacacaaacacaaactgtcacTTGCCAAGTGGGATACCCAGCATTAAAAACAGATGAAGAA ATGAAATTTCAGATCAATTTCGAATACAGTCTTTATCAGTTGCAAAACCGTGCTGAGGTGAAATTTGAAGCCAAGAG TGATAGTAAAGAGGAACGACCTGCAGACAACAACGTGGACATATCCATTCCTGTTCAATATGATGCAGGGATTATTTTATCAAg GCAGTCAAATATCAATTTCTACGTGGCAGATACTACCATTCCAGTGGTGACAACGGTGAAAAATCTCGATGACATTGGCCCAGAGTTTAACTTTACAGTAAAG GTTTCAACAGGTACCTTCCCTGTCAGCCTCGTGTATCTGACCATTGCTCTGCCAATCACTACGAAAGGTGGAAATAAGCTCCTCTATGTTACCAGTGTGGACACACAAGCA GGAGGTTCTGTCAGCTGTGACTCCAGCAGCCTGGTTGATCCTCTGAAGATCGGTGTGAAGAGCCACAAAGTCTCCTTCTCTGAGGAGAGCCTCCGAGGCATGGAGAGACTG GACTGCAAAAGTGCAAAATGCGAGTATTTGAAATGCATCCTCAAAGACACTGAAGTTAACAGCGACTACTTTGTGAAAGTCAAAACCAGAATCTGGAGTGGCACATTTATTTCG GCCACCTATCAAACCATCGAGTTGACCTCCAGTGCTGATGTTGAGACCTCCAACCCTGATCTTATCACTATCGGCCTCAAACAGCTACCA GTTGTGGTGACAGTCAGTAAACCTGGAGAGAAAGGTGATGTTCCAGTGGGAGTGATAGTTGGCAGCGCCATTGCCGGACTGCTGCTGTTGGCTCTGGCTGCTGGGGTGCTGTGGAAG CTTGGGTTTTTCAAAAGAAAGTACCAGCAGCTTCAGAGGGAGGCTGATGAAGACGCTCAGAGCCGCGCTCCTGACAATGAAGTGCTGTGA